The following are encoded together in the Primulina tabacum isolate GXHZ01 chromosome 18, ASM2559414v2, whole genome shotgun sequence genome:
- the LOC142533293 gene encoding transcription factor bHLH80-like isoform X1: MQPASGGESGELSRSGGLARFRSAPVTWLEALLESDEEPSDVVLELPKPPSDAATDLELLDSTGSGELSNFLRQNSSPAEFLSLLNKTDGYFSSLGIPASYDYPLSTSAKRARQGDTLDKPSPKLSSSSLMPVKEENGGQGAFMSLDAEMDNLLEDSIMCRVRAKRGCATHPRSIAERMRRTRISDRIRKLQELVPDMDKQTNTADMLEEAVTYVKFLQKQIQELTDHQKNCKCSSKD; this comes from the exons ATGCAACCGGCAAGTGGCGGTGAAAGTGGTGAGCTGAGTAGAAGTGGCGGACTCGCTAGGTTTCGCTCTGCTCCTGTGACTTGGTTAGAGGCCTTACTCGAATCCGACGAGGAACCTTCCGATGTAGTTTTGGAACTTCCTAAACCACCGTCCGACGCGGCCACCGATTTGGAGCTGCTGGATTCTACCGGAAGCGGTGAGCTGAGCAATTTCCTCAGGCAGAACAGTTCCCCGGCCGAGTTTTTGTCTCTGCTTAATAAGACAGATGGATATTTTTCGAGCTTAGGTATTCCGGCGAGCTATGATTATCCTTTGTCGACTTCGGCTAAGCGTGCTCGCCAAGGGGACACTTTGGACAAGCCGTCGCCTAAATTATCCTCTTCATCTCTAATGCCAGTA AAGGAGGAGAATGGTGGACAAGGAGCGTTCATGTCGTTGGATGCTGAAATGGATAATCTTTTGGAGGATTCTATCATGTGTAGGGTTCGAGCAAAGCGTGGCTGTGCTACCCATCCTCGCAGCATTGCTGAGAGG ATGCGAAGAACACGGATTAGTGATCGGATAAGGAAGCTGCAGGAACTTGTCCCTGATATGGATAAG CAAACAAACACGGCAGATATGTTAGAAGAAGCAGTGACTTATGTGAAGTTCCTTCAGAAACAGATCCAG GAACTGACGGATCATCAGAAGAACTGCAAATGCTCGTCTAAAGATTGA
- the LOC142533353 gene encoding putative pentatricopeptide repeat-containing protein At3g08820 codes for MALQEIKATLFHGFTSFIHLKNIHARLFRFHFHQNHYLLNMLLKSTFKFNFPSYATAVFSQTHEPNIFLYNTMISGLVSNDCFSQAIDLFHSMRKEGFLPNNFTFPFVLKSCARKLDFELGVKVHSLVVKVGFDRDVFVNTGLVAFYSKVEALQDAQKVFNDIPEKNVVSWTAIMSGYIGIGKFSEAIGLFRKSLEMGSRPDSYTLVRVLSACSQLGDLGAGEWIHKFIVDAGMIRNVFVNTSLVDMYTKCASMDKARAVFEDMPERDVVSWSAVIQGYAANGHPKEALEIFHRMQKQNLKPDCYAMVGVLSACASLGALELGEWASDLMEREEFLSNPVMGTALIDMYAKCGKMSVGWEIFKEMKEKDLVIFNAVISGLAMSGHVKTAFGCFVLVEKCGLRPDGKTFLGLLCGCTHAGLVNDGRHYFNGMSCFYSLAPTIEHYGCMVDLLSRAGLLDEAHQMIKNMPIKANAIVWGALLGGCRLHKDMQLAELVLKQLIELEPHNSGNYVLLSNIYSANQRWNESESMRSIMNERGISKVRAYSWIEIDGVVHEFLVGDTSHPLSDKIYAELIELDKKLRATGYVPTTEFVLFDIEAEEKEHFLGYHSEKLALAFGLISTKKNTVVRIVKNLRVCGDCHTVIKLISKITGREIIVRDTNRFHHFIDGLCSCKDYW; via the coding sequence ATGGCATTGCAGGAGATCAAAGCAACTCTTTTTCATGGCTTCACTTCATTCATCCACCTCAAGAACATTCACGCACGTCTTTTCCGCTTTCATTTCCATCAAAACCATTATCTTTTGAATATGCTTTTGAAATCCACTTTCAAGTTCAACTTTCCAAGCTATGCTACAGCAGTCTTTAGCCAAACACACGAACCCAATATCTTTTTATACAACACCATGATAAGTGGGTTGGTCTCGAATGATTGTTTTAGTCAAGCTATCGACCTCTTCCACTCGATGCGTAAAGAAGGCTTTCTACCGAACAATTTCACTTTCCCGTTTGTGCTCAAGTCTTGCGCAAGAAAATTGGACTTTGAGTTAGGTGTGAAGGTCCATTCTCTTGTCGTGAAAGTGGGTTTTGACCGTGATGTGTTTGTGAATACCGGGCTGGTGGCTTTTTATTCTAAGGTGGAGGCTTTGCAAGATGCACAAAAGGTGTTTAATGATATTCCCGAGAAGAACGTGGTTTCTTGGACTGCAATAATGAGTGGTTACATTGGGATTGGGAAATTTAGTGAAGCCATTGGCTTATTCAGGAAGTCGTTAGAAATGGGTTCGAGGCCGGATAGTTATACACTTGTCCGGGTTTTGTCCGCATGTTCTCAATTGGGGGATTTGGGGGCCGGTGAGTGGATTCACAAGTTTATTGTGGATGCAGGAATGATAAGAAATGTGTTTGTAAATACTTCATTAGTAGACATGTATACCAAGTGCGCGAGCATGGACAAGGCTCGAGCTGTATTTGAAGATATGCCTGAAAGGGATGTTGTTTCCTGGAGTGCTGTGATTCAGGGTTATGCAGCAAATGGGCATCCAAAAGAGGCTCTAGAGATTTTTCATAGAATGCAAAAGCAGAACTTAAAACCAGATTGCTACGCCATGGTCGGGGTACTTTCTGCATGTGCCAGTCTAGGAGCTCTAGAACTCGGAGAGTGGGCTAGTGACTTGATGGAGCGGGAAGAATTTCTCTCAAATCCTGTTATGGGGACTGCCTTGATTGACATGTATGCTAAATGTGGGAAAATGTCTGTTGGTTGGGAAATTTTCAAAGAGATGAAAGAAAAGGATCTTGTTATTTTTAATGCGGTAATATCTGGTTTAGCTATGAGCGGTCACGTTAAAACAGCATTTGGTTGTTTTGTGCTAGTAGAGAAATGTGGGCTGAGGCCAGATGGAAAAACGTTTCTTGGTCTGCTTTGTGGATGCACTCATGCTGGTCTTGTCAATGATGGCCGCCATTATTTTAATGGAATGAGTTGCTTTTATTCTTTAGCTCCTACTATTGAGCATTACGGATGCATGGTTGATCTTCTCTCTCGAGCTGGTTTGTTGGATGAAGCCCATCAAATGATTAAGAATATGCCAATTAAGGCTAATGCAATTGTTTGGGGAGCTTTGTTGGGTGGTTGTCGATTGCACAAGGATATGCAATTGGCTGAACTTGTTTTGAAACAATTAATTGAGTTGGAGCCTCATAACTCGGGAAACTATGTTCTTTTATCAAATATTTACTCAGCTAATCAGAGATGGAATGAATCCGAAAGTATGAGGTCAATTATGAATGAGAGGGGCATCAGTAAAGTGCGTGCCTACAGTTGGATAGAGATAGATGGAGTTGTTCATGAGTTTCTTGTTGGCGACACTTCCCATCCTTTGTCAGATAAGATATATGCTGAACTTATTGAGCTGGACAAAAAATTGAGAGCAACTGGTTATGTTCCCACAACAGAGTTTGTGCTCTTTGACATTGAAGCTGAAGAAAAAGAGCATTTCCTGGGTTACCACAGCGAGAAGCTTGCTCTCGCATTTGGCTTGATCAGTACCAAGAAAAATACGGTCGTACGAATAGTTAAAAACCTTCGGGTATGTGGTGACTGTCACACAGTAATCAAGCTCATCTCAAAGATTACAGGTAGAGAAATTATTGTCAGGGACACCAACCGTTTCCATCATTTTATTGATGGATTATGTTCATGTAAAGATTATTGGTGA
- the LOC142533293 gene encoding transcription factor bHLH81-like isoform X2 produces the protein MQPASGGESGELSRSGGLARFRSAPVTWLEALLESDEEPSDVVLELPKPPSDAATDLELLDSTGSGELSNFLRQNSSPAEFLSLLNKTDGYFSSLGIPASYDYPLSTSAKRARQGDTLDKPSPKLSSSSLMPVEENGGQGAFMSLDAEMDNLLEDSIMCRVRAKRGCATHPRSIAERMRRTRISDRIRKLQELVPDMDKQTNTADMLEEAVTYVKFLQKQIQELTDHQKNCKCSSKD, from the exons ATGCAACCGGCAAGTGGCGGTGAAAGTGGTGAGCTGAGTAGAAGTGGCGGACTCGCTAGGTTTCGCTCTGCTCCTGTGACTTGGTTAGAGGCCTTACTCGAATCCGACGAGGAACCTTCCGATGTAGTTTTGGAACTTCCTAAACCACCGTCCGACGCGGCCACCGATTTGGAGCTGCTGGATTCTACCGGAAGCGGTGAGCTGAGCAATTTCCTCAGGCAGAACAGTTCCCCGGCCGAGTTTTTGTCTCTGCTTAATAAGACAGATGGATATTTTTCGAGCTTAGGTATTCCGGCGAGCTATGATTATCCTTTGTCGACTTCGGCTAAGCGTGCTCGCCAAGGGGACACTTTGGACAAGCCGTCGCCTAAATTATCCTCTTCATCTCTAATGCCAGTA GAGGAGAATGGTGGACAAGGAGCGTTCATGTCGTTGGATGCTGAAATGGATAATCTTTTGGAGGATTCTATCATGTGTAGGGTTCGAGCAAAGCGTGGCTGTGCTACCCATCCTCGCAGCATTGCTGAGAGG ATGCGAAGAACACGGATTAGTGATCGGATAAGGAAGCTGCAGGAACTTGTCCCTGATATGGATAAG CAAACAAACACGGCAGATATGTTAGAAGAAGCAGTGACTTATGTGAAGTTCCTTCAGAAACAGATCCAG GAACTGACGGATCATCAGAAGAACTGCAAATGCTCGTCTAAAGATTGA
- the LOC142533029 gene encoding uncharacterized protein LOC142533029 isoform X1: protein MADIDIKVEICEASSWIESKETTSNHTVEAGDNPEIDDVGGNKSQDSIITSCTISDENAFEPASNVSKHKSNIIFQGKVRLCDAGKHSSGKRMTVSEISGESEKMSVKDKSSDTYTVVIGEGTNGNECSETWMTRLSKDGVDKLDSVAAVFDLNEDINEDGTDEFIQPDVETLSSCSVIKVVAKAGIPRGLPTMPLKFEGGQNWKGSAEMSAFRSVALSNMFPSEPCSRKRYGPRGFTGIDLNVAAVEEQSSTLQEHFCSDVGSKRAKSLGNDLNFLHGEANGLNMNAYTCKEATSKNFQWLGQDHEPLGNKTSDHSTNPGNREIDFISRASLKDSSTMPQEQDANLAHSEQYLVAANNVLQPMELLQRVAPWQPKLPYISCTLPPQNHFLKVPFSQNHVPYSYHFQEHGNLVQIINGPNTRNRATFIPTVDAKAVRSIPTSGIRMVEAAPLMFLTGNPTDEHIKSINQEPWYATLTKSKEPEGGINYYQLGYRQDI from the coding sequence ATGGCTGACATTGATATAAAAGTTGAGATTTGTGAAGCTAGTTCATGGATTGAAAGCAAAGAGACCACAAGTAATCATACTGTCGAGGCTGGTGATAACCCGGAAATAGATGATGTAGGCGGCAATAAATCACAAGATTCGATCATTACATCATGTACAATATCTGATGAAAATGCTTTTGAGCCAGCCTCTAATGTCAGCAagcataaatcaaatatcatctTTCAGGGTAAGGTACGGTTGTGTGACGCTGGTAAGCATTCATCAGGTAAAAGAATGACAGTTTCTGAAATATCGGGAGAAAGTGAGAAAATGTCAGTGAAAGATAAATCGTCAGATACATATACTGTAGTGATTGGTGAAGGTACAAATGGCAATGAATGTTCAGAGACATGGATGACAAGATTAAGCAAAGATGGTGTCGACAAACTGGATTCGGTTGCTGCTGTATTTGATCTCAATGAAGACATCAATGAAGATGGAACTGATGAGTTTATTCAGCCTGATGTTGAAACTCTATCTTCTTGCAGTGTAATAAAAGTGGTGGCAAAAGCTGGGATTCCTAGGGGCCTACCCACGATGCCATTGAAGTTTGAAGGTGGACAGAATTGGAAAGGTTCTGCAGAAATGAGTGCTTTCCGTTCAGTTGCTCTTTCGAATATGTTTCCAAGTGAACCATGCTCCAGAAAACGGTATGGCCCACGAGGTTTTACTGGGATCGACCTCAATGTCGCTGCTGTAGAAGAACAATCTTCCACTTTACAGGAACATTTTTGTTCAGATGTAGGTTCAAAACGAGCCAAGAGTCTCGGCAATGATCTCAATTTTCTTCATGGTGAAGCCAACGGCTTAAACATGAATGCTTACACGTGTAAAGAAGCGACATCCAAGAATTTTCAGTGGCTAGGCCAAGATCATGAACCATTGGGAAACAAGACTTCAGATCATTCTACAAATCCTGGAAATCGAGAGATTGATTTCATTAGCCGTGCCTCTTTGAAAGATTCAAGTACTATGCCACAGGAGCAGGATGCAAATCTTGCTCACTCCGAACAGTATCTGGTTGCAGCCAATAATGTCCTACAACCAATGGAACTGCTGCAGAGAGTTGCTCCATGGCAGCCAAAATTGCCGTACATATCATGTACTTTACCCCCTCAAAACCATTTTTTAAAAGTTCCGTTCTCTCAAAATCATGTACCATATAGCTATCACTTTCAAGAGCATGGCAATCTTGTGCAGATCATCAACGGACCAAACACAAGAAATAGAGCAACCTTTATCCCTACTGTCGACGCCAAAGCTGTGCGAAGCATACCGACAAGTGGAATCAGAATGGTTGAAGCTGCGCCATTAATGTTTCTTACAGGAAATCCGACAGATGAACATATTAagtctataaatcaagaaccTTGGTATGCAACATTGACTAAAAGCAAGGAACCAGAAGGAGGGATAAACTATTACCAGCTTGGCTACAGACAGGACATTTGA
- the LOC142533029 gene encoding uncharacterized protein LOC142533029 isoform X2 produces the protein MADIDIKVEICEASSWIESKETTSNHTVEAGDNPEIDDVGGNKSQDSIITSCTISDENAFEPASNVSKHKSNIIFQGKVRLCDAGKHSSGKRMTVSEISGESEKMSVKDKSSDTYTVVIGEGTNGNECSETWMTRLSKDGVDKLDSVAAVFDLNEDINEDGTDEFIQPDVETLSSCSVIKVVAKAGIPRGLPTMPLKFEGGQNWKGSAEMSAFRSVALSNMFPSEPCSRKRYGPRGFTGIDLNVAAVEEQSSTLQEHFCSDVGSKRAKSLGNDLNFLHGEANGLNMNAYTCKEATSKNFQWLGQDHEPLGNKTSDHSTNPGNREIDFISRASLKDSSTMPQEQDANLAHSEQYLVAANNVLQPMELLQRVAPWQPKLPYISFPFSQNHVPYSYHFQEHGNLVQIINGPNTRNRATFIPTVDAKAVRSIPTSGIRMVEAAPLMFLTGNPTDEHIKSINQEPWYATLTKSKEPEGGINYYQLGYRQDI, from the exons ATGGCTGACATTGATATAAAAGTTGAGATTTGTGAAGCTAGTTCATGGATTGAAAGCAAAGAGACCACAAGTAATCATACTGTCGAGGCTGGTGATAACCCGGAAATAGATGATGTAGGCGGCAATAAATCACAAGATTCGATCATTACATCATGTACAATATCTGATGAAAATGCTTTTGAGCCAGCCTCTAATGTCAGCAagcataaatcaaatatcatctTTCAGGGTAAGGTACGGTTGTGTGACGCTGGTAAGCATTCATCAGGTAAAAGAATGACAGTTTCTGAAATATCGGGAGAAAGTGAGAAAATGTCAGTGAAAGATAAATCGTCAGATACATATACTGTAGTGATTGGTGAAGGTACAAATGGCAATGAATGTTCAGAGACATGGATGACAAGATTAAGCAAAGATGGTGTCGACAAACTGGATTCGGTTGCTGCTGTATTTGATCTCAATGAAGACATCAATGAAGATGGAACTGATGAGTTTATTCAGCCTGATGTTGAAACTCTATCTTCTTGCAGTGTAATAAAAGTGGTGGCAAAAGCTGGGATTCCTAGGGGCCTACCCACGATGCCATTGAAGTTTGAAGGTGGACAGAATTGGAAAGGTTCTGCAGAAATGAGTGCTTTCCGTTCAGTTGCTCTTTCGAATATGTTTCCAAGTGAACCATGCTCCAGAAAACGGTATGGCCCACGAGGTTTTACTGGGATCGACCTCAATGTCGCTGCTGTAGAAGAACAATCTTCCACTTTACAGGAACATTTTTGTTCAGATGTAGGTTCAAAACGAGCCAAGAGTCTCGGCAATGATCTCAATTTTCTTCATGGTGAAGCCAACGGCTTAAACATGAATGCTTACACGTGTAAAGAAGCGACATCCAAGAATTTTCAGTGGCTAGGCCAAGATCATGAACCATTGGGAAACAAGACTTCAGATCATTCTACAAATCCTGGAAATCGAGAGATTGATTTCATTAGCCGTGCCTCTTTGAAAGATTCAAGTACTATGCCACAGGAGCAGGATGCAAATCTTGCTCACTCCGAACAGTATCTGGTTGCAGCCAATAATGTCCTACAACCAATGGAACTGCTGCAGAGAGTTGCTCCATGGCAGCCAAAATTGCCGTACATATCAT TTCCGTTCTCTCAAAATCATGTACCATATAGCTATCACTTTCAAGAGCATGGCAATCTTGTGCAGATCATCAACGGACCAAACACAAGAAATAGAGCAACCTTTATCCCTACTGTCGACGCCAAAGCTGTGCGAAGCATACCGACAAGTGGAATCAGAATGGTTGAAGCTGCGCCATTAATGTTTCTTACAGGAAATCCGACAGATGAACATATTAagtctataaatcaagaaccTTGGTATGCAACATTGACTAAAAGCAAGGAACCAGAAGGAGGGATAAACTATTACCAGCTTGGCTACAGACAGGACATTTGA
- the LOC142532973 gene encoding uncharacterized protein LOC142532973, with translation MEDIEDLLVAGGGGGEIPGFRVPVAAAVGVNHKHIKKNRISGSISNATSCNSSKIPGTQSIYLKTFGCSHNQSDSEYMAGQLSAFGYNLSDNEDKADLWLINTCTVKSPSQSAMETLIAKCKSAKKPLVVAGCVPQGSRDLKELDGVSIVGVQQIDRVVEVVEETLKGHEVRLLTRKTLPAIDLPKVRKNKFVEILPINVGCLGACTYCKTKHARGHLGSYTVDSLVGRVRTVIADGVREIWLSSEDTGAYGRDIGVSLPILLNSLVSELPPDGSTMLRIGMTNPPYILEHLKEIAEILRHPCVYSFLHVPVQSGSDSILSAMKREYTVSEFRTVVDTLIELVPGMHIATDVICGFPGETDEDFEQTINLIKEYKFPQVHISQFYPRPGTPAARMKKVPSNIVKKRSRELTTIFESFTPYVIMEGKIEQIWITDVATDGIHLVGHTKGYIQVLVVGPGSMLGSSAMVKITSVGRWSVFGDVIEILTEQAHSRENLSDRNSKCSNDSDTCCSKDSETCACGLASSCGQKQEGTISVSMNDQKPRSQNLIGWLLRKRKNNSQKEMENEVVLKFEEKQRTSEWAFVDSALLGVMLTSLLTAIAICLYLGFSDFSSK, from the exons ATGGAGGACATAGAGGATTTACTGGTggccggcggcggcggcggagaAATTCCAGGATTCCGGGTTCCCGTGGCCGCTGCAGTCGGTGTTAACCATAAGCATATAAAGAAGAATAGGATCTCCGGCAGTATTTCAAATGCTACATCATGCAATTCTTCCAAGATTCCAGGCACTCAG AGCATTTACTTGAAGACTTTTGGGTGTTCACATAACCAG AGTGATAGTGAATATATGGCTGGTCAGCTCTCTGCATTTGGATATAATTTGAGTGACAATGAAGACAAAGCTGACCTGTGGCTTATAAACAC CTGTACAGTCAAGTCTCCCAGTCAATCTGCCATGGAAACACTTATAGCAAAATGTAAAAGTGCAAAAAAGCCATTGGTAGTCGCCGGATGTGTGCCTCAAGGAAGTCGTGATTTGAAAGAGCTTGATGGAGTAAGTATAGTTGGAGTCCAGCAAATTGATCGAGTGGTAGAAGTTGTTGAAGAAACCCTGAAAGGTCACGAGGTGCGGCTCTTGACTCGAAAGACATTGCCAGCAATTGATCTTCCGAAG GTGAGGAAGAACAAGTTTGTTGAGATCCTTCCGATTAATGTTGGTTGTTTAGGTGCTTGTACTTATTGCAAGACAAAGCATGCTCGTGGTCATTTAGGAAGCTACACAGTTGACAGCCTT GTGGGTCGTGTCAGAACTGTCATAGCTGATGGAGTCAGGGAGATTTGGTTAAGTAGCGAAGACACTGGTGCATATG GTCGAGACATTGGAGTTAGTCTTccaattttattgaattcattaGTCTCTGAGCTTCCGCCTGATGGAAGCACAATGCTCCGAATTGGAATGACCAATCCTCCATATATTCTGGAGCACTTGAAAGAGATAGCTGAGATTTTGCGGCACCCATGTGTTTATTCTTTTCTTCATGTACCTGTTCAGTCTGGAAGTGACTCCATCTTGAGT GCAATGAAGAGGGAGTATACTGTGAGTGAGTTTCGGACAGTGGTTGATACATTGATTGAACTGGTTCCCGGAATGCATATAGCGACTGATGTTATATGTGGATTTCCTG GCGAAACTGATGAAGATTTTGAGCAGACAATCAATCTCATCAAGGAGTACAAGTTTCCTCAAGTTCACATATCGCAATTCTATCCTCGGCCAG GAACACCCGCTGCCAGGATGAAAAAGGTTCCAAGTAATATAGTTAAGAAAAGAAGTCGTGAGTTGACCACCATCTTTGAATCCTTCACGCCATACGTCATAATGGAAGGCAAAATTGAGCAGATATGGATTACTGATGTTGCCACGGATGGAATTCACCTT GTTGGTCATACAAAAGGATACATTCAGGTGCTGGTGGTTGGACCAGGAAGCATGTTGGGGTCTTCCGCTATGGTAAAAATAACATCTGTTGGAAGATGGTCTGTTTTTGGAGACGTGATCGAGATACTCACTGAACAAGCTCATTCACGTGAAAATTTGAGCGACAGAAATTCGAAATGCTCGAATGACAGTGACACATGCTGTTCAAAAGATTCAGAAACCTGTGCCTGTGGATTGGCAAGTAGCTGTGGACAGAAGCAAGAGGGAACTATTTCAGTTTCAATGAACGACCAAAAGCCCAGAAGCCAAAACCTGATTGGATGGTTACTCCGGAAACGAAAGAATAATTCCCAGAAAGAGATGGAGAATGAGGTAGTGTTGAAATTTGAGGAAAAGCAAAGAACCTCTGAATGGGCTTTTGTTGATAGTGCTCTTCTTGGAGTCATGCTTACCAGCTTGTTGACTGCTATTGCGATATGTTTGTATCTTGGATTTAGTGATTTCTCATCTAAGTAA